A region from the Cherax quadricarinatus isolate ZL_2023a chromosome 79, ASM3850222v1, whole genome shotgun sequence genome encodes:
- the LOC128702785 gene encoding uncharacterized protein, whose product MKLSWAHIGVVFTLLVVVFARPDTPAGSSRRHQRFRYHRHRQEPPSEEVSSGYAYPAPATSFDPSAGSVLHPPESSESDETSGYAFPIPLKSFDPTGGNDMTPPEAPGESSAESEEPSGYSYPVPQKSFDILGSSAITPPKPPGEDSEEAEEPSGYSYPVPQKSFDILGSTDFTPPDTPEESEEESEEPSGYSYPVPAKSFDILGSTDFTPPDTPEESEEESEEPSGYSYPVPQKSFDILGSTDFSPPDTPEESPDDSSDESEEPSGYSYPVPQKSFDILGSTNFSPPDTPEESEEESEEPSGYSYPVPQKSFDILGSTDFSPPDTPEESPDDSSDESEEPSGYSYPVPQKSFDILGSSAITPPEAPSEDSEDAEEPSGYSYPVPAKSFDILGSSAITPPEPPGKNSEESEEPSGYSYPVPQKSFDILGSTDFSPPDTPEESEEESEEPSGYSYPVPAKSFDILGSSAITPPEPPGEDSEEAEEPSGYSYPVPQKSFDILGSTDFTPPDTPEESEEESEEPSGYSYPVPAKSFDILGSTDFSPPDTPEESSDDSSDESEEPSGYAYPVPQKSFDILGSSAITPPKPSDEDSEEAEEPSGYSYPVPQKSFDILGSTDFTPPDTPEESSDDSSDESEEPSGYSYPVPQKSFDILGSTDFTPPDTPEESEEESEEPSGYSYPVPAKSFDILGSTDFSPPDAPEDSEEESEEPSGYAYPVPQKSFDILGSSAITPPEAPGEDSEEAEEPSGYSYPVPQKSFDILGSTDFTPPDTPEESSDDSSDESEEPSGYSYPVPQKSFDILGSTDFTPPDTPEEPSDDSSDESEEPSGYSYPVPAKSFDILGSSAITPPKPPGEDSDESEEPSGYSYPVPQKSFDILGSTDFSPPDAPGESSEESSEQSFDPTGGSDLNPPSTSDDISEEISGYSYPVPKKSFDALGSDDLSPPSRQVLPLPSVPRTPGSTYFPPQVSQEAPSVSYFPPSVSVQESNAGSQEITARTPFSVFVSSKPKPGLRYQAPVTPLRPRPTYLPPVTARPRPHPIYQPPVTTSPPPTYQAPVTTPGPRPTYLPPVTRPKPHPIYQPPVTTSPSPTYQAPVTTPGPRPTYLPPVTARPRPHPIYQPPVTTKPSPTYQAPVTTPGPRPTYLPPVTRPKPHPIYQPPVTATPLPTYQAPVTRPKPRPLYQAPSFFQITQPVPVTLKSRSQAPLSRPYVSQHQHHQEDSEEQTRDSFTYSDRPQQTQRSGGATYRAPARPLTRTAVGGSFDPLSHFKITTHDFNDAFNSQVYHSLLNGPLGQRERAGPRQSYSAPSRRTQETENSEESSEGITRPLQLYRAPVTQNKEAENSEEEERTDTRPNQSYSFPSRGNQGIEDSEEEEERKARPSQLYTFPALGAQDADDSDGSEIENTSPSNVYRTPARQFQGTRNTEESNGSNSRFTNFFTISTGTNKETEASEESQATGSFPGYSYTAPAIKFEEGEDDDDAEEQSEEEEGDDETEEDSEEEEGGGEDDETEEDSEEEENDDDTSDDSENDEESSEESETSKSESHFYRAPTRGFQEVRRTGQSKISNSQVTNFFTIPTATNQRSKTSKESSTSRPSSGYSYNAPSIKFQEEEGGDDEDEGEQEDSSGESEISKSQPNFYTVPTRRFQQGRSGASKGGNSRVTNFFTIPTAKNQRSKTSEESITSRPSSGYSYNAPSIIFQEEGEDDETEETSDEEEDNDDTSDDSENDEESSEESETSKSESHFYRTPTRGFQEVRRTGQSKISNSQVTNFFTIPTATNQRSKTSEESSTSRPSSGYSYNAPSITFQEGEGEDDENEEVEEEDSSDESEVSKPQSYFYRTPTRRFQEVRRIGLSKTSNSQVTNFFTIPTATNQRSKTSEESITSRPSSGYSYNAPSITFQEEGEDDETEETSDEEEDNDDTSDDSENDEESSEESEISTSQSHFYRAPTRGFQEVRRTGQSKISNSQVTNFFTISTATNQRSKTSKESSTSRPSSGYSYNAPSIKFQEEEGGDDEDKGEQEDSSGESEISKSQPNFYTVPTRRFQQGRSGASKGGNSRVTNFFTIPTATNQRSKTSEDSVASRPSSGYSYNTPSVKFQEGEGEDDEDKGEEDSSSEESEISQPQSYFYRVPTRRLQEARGSDESNGGNSRFSNFFAVHTGTNQRTEDPEKSKESGSSSGYSYNAPIIGFQEGEDDEEQQAEEEGEDTSEDSHSQFYRVPTRRLQEAKGSDEAGESNSQFTNFFTVPTAKNQKDEVSEETHESGSSSSSSGYSYHPPTKFEVGNEEEEEEEEDEEEDEEKEVKQEDSEISERSDVQSYNFFRLPSVGSLKSDTKSNPFFGCTARKTTGNQSSRRILSALNAGPNQSKVESEEDEEGDGERRDRHPVFIVLRKRPSRPGFVGNTGKSYDREDSQEDETLLFLPYIDEEEDKDKPFGYLQVPSSVVPGLGSLSHLQPSQLTKDISGFITNLDNHGSSRFLAFLSQQLDELDETSSSEESVEAEEEDNDEINSGELDEEQDEEEQEQEVEEEGKNKAREEENESGKGATDLRPKPFASSFKNIPSHFTVSAPASSRHATDFFGRRATSFSHSSTSLHTSRKNPFTKSSSSTSPVLSRPQLLRDTPGHSEPTRRANAFKTNIPNALYGGSRGFSGTTPHLQIGQPVSVF is encoded by the exons GCACATATTGGCGTGGTCTtcactctcctggtggtggtgttcgctAGGCCAGACACGCCTGCTGGGTCCTCACGTCGCCACCAGCGTTTCCGCTACCACCGACACCGCCAGGAGCCTCCATCAGAAGAGGTTTCATCAGGATATGCATATCCTGCACCAGCGACGTCATTCGATCCTTCCGCCGGCAGTGTCCTTCATCCTCCCGAGTCCTCTGAATCGGATGAGACTTCGGGATACGCTTTCCCCATCCCTCTAAAGTCTTTTGATCCAACTGGAGGCAATGACATGACTCCGCCAGAAGCTCCTGGCGAGTCCTCTGCAGAATCTGAAGAACCATCAGGATATTCTTATCCTGTTCCACAGAAATCCTTCGACATCCTCGGATCAAGTGCGATAACTCCTCCAAAACCTCCTGGCGAGGATTCTGAAGAGGCGGAAGAACCATCAGGATATTCTTATCCTGTCCCACAGAAGTCCTTCGACATCCTAGGATCCACTGACTTTACTCCTCCAGATACTCCTGAAGAATCTGAAGAAGAATCTGAAGAACCGTCAGGATATTCTTATCCAGTTCCTGCGAAATCCTTCGACATCCTAGGATCCACTGACTTTACTCCTCCAGATACTCCTGAAGAATCTGAAGAAGAATCTGAAGAACCGTCAGGATATTCTTATCCTGTCCCACAGAAATCCTTCGATATCCTAGGATCCACTGACTTCTCTCCTCCAGATACTCCTGAAGAATCGCCTGATGATTCGTCTGATGAATCTGAAGAACCATCAGGATATTCTTACCCTGTCCCACAAAAATCCTTCGACATCCTAGGATCCACTAACTTCTCTCCTCCAGATACTCCTGAAGAATCTGAAGAAGAATCTGAAGAACCGTCAGGATATTCTTATCCTGTCCCACAGAAATCCTTCGATATCCTAGGATCCACTGACTTCTCTCCTCCAGATACTCCTGAAGAATCGCCTGATGATTCGTCTGATGAATCTGAAGAACCATCAGGATATTCTTACCCAGTGCCACAGAAATCCTTCGATATCCTAGGATCAAGTGCGATAACTCCACCGGAAGCTCCAAGTGAAGATTCTGAAGACGCGGAGGAACCGTCAGGATATTCTTATCCAGTTCCCGCCAAATCCTTCGATATCCTAGGATCAAGTGCGATAACTCCTCCAGAACCTCCTGGCAAGAATTCTGAAGAATCTGAAGAACCGTCAGGATATTCTTATCCTGTCCCACAGAAATCCTTCGACATTCTTGGATCCACTGACTTCTCTCCTCCAGATACTCCTGAAGAATCTGAAGAAGAATCTGAAGAACCGTCAGGATATTCTTATCCAGTTCCAGCCAAATCTTTCGATATCCTAGGATCAAGTGCGATAACTCCTCCTGAACCTCCTGGCGAGGATTCTGAAGAGGCGGAGGAACCATCAGGATATTCATATCCTGTCCCACAGAAGTCCTTCGACATCCTAGGATCCACTGACTTTACCCCTCCAGATACTCCTGAAGAATCTGAAGAAGAATCTGAAGAACCATCAGGATATTCTTATCCAGTTCCTGCGAAATCCTTCGACATCCTAGGATCCACTGACTTCTCTCCTCCAGATACTCCAGAAGAATCGTCTGATGATTCGTCTGATGAATCTGAAGAACCGTCAGGATATGCTTATCCAGTGCCACAGAAATCCTTCGATATCCTAGGATCAAGTGCGATAACTCCTCCAAAACCTTCTGACGAGGACTCTGAAGAGGCGGAGGAACCATCAGGATATTCTTATCCTGTCCCACAGAAATCCTTCGACATCCTAGGATCCACTGACTTTACTCCTCCAGATACTCCTGAGGAATCGTCTGATGATTCGTCTGATGAATCTGAAGAACCATCAGGATATTCTTATCCAGTGCCACAGAAGTCCTTTGACATCCTAGGATCTACGGACTTTACTCCTCCAGATACTCCTGAAGAATCTGAAGAAGAATCTGAAGAACCGTCAGGATATTCTTATCCAGTTCCTGCGAAATCCTTCGACATCCTAGGATCCACTGACTTCTCTCCTCCAGATGCTCCAGAAGACTCTGAAGAAGAATCTGAAGAACCGTCAGGATATGCTTATCCAGTGCCACAGAAATCCTTCGATATCCTAGGATCAAGTGCAATAACTCCTCCAGAAGCTCCTGGCGAGGATTCTGAAGAGGCGGAGGAACCATCAGGATATTCTTATCCTGTCCCACAGAAATCCTTCGACATCCTAGGATCCACTGACTTTACTCCTCCAGATACTCCTGAAGAATCGTCTGATGATTCGTCTGATGAATCTGAAGAACCATCAGGATATTCTTATCCAGTGCCACAGAAGTCCTTTGACATCCTAGGATCTACGGACTTTACTCCTCCAGATACTCCTGAAGAACCTTCTGATGATTCATCTGATGAATCTGAAGAACCGTCAGGTTATTCTTATCCAGTTCCAGCTAAATCCTTCGATATCCTAGGATCAAGTGCGATAACTCCTCCAAAACCTCCTGGCGAGGATTCTGATGAATCTGAAGAACCATCAGGATATTCTTATCCTGTTCCACAGAAGTCCTTCGACATCCTAGGATCCACTGACTTTTCACCTCCGGATGCCCCTGGAGAGTCCTCAGAAGAATCTTCTGAACAATCCTTTGACCCCACAGGTGGTAGTGATTTAAATCCGCCAAGTACCAGTGATGACATCTCCGAAGAGATTTCTGGATACTCTTATCCAGTTCCGAAGAAATCTTTCGATGCCTTAGGAAGTGACGATCTATCTCCTCCTTCGAGACAGGTGCTCCCTCTTCCCTCGGTGCCAAGGACACCTGGTTCAACATATTTTCCTCCTCAGGTATCGCAGGAGGCACCGAGTGTAAGCTACTTTCCTCCAAGTGTGTCGGTACAAGAATCAAACGCAGGTTCTCAAGAAATCACAGCCCGAACGCCATTCAGTGTGTTTGTTTCTtcgaagcctaagcctggccttAGGTACCAGGCTCCCGTGACACCATTAAGGCCTCGCCCTACATACCTACCTCCTGTGACAGCAAGACCTAGACCTCACCCTATATACCAACCTCCTGTGACAACAAGCCCTCCCCCTACATACCAGGCTCCAGTGACAACACCTGGGCCTCGCCCTACATACCTGCCCCCTGTAACAAGACCTAAACCTCACCCTATATACCAACCTCCCGTGACAACAAGCCCTTCCCCTACATACCAGGCTCCAGTGACAACACCTGGGCCTCGCCCTACATACCTACCCCCTGTGACAGCAAGACCTAGACCTCACCCTATATACCAACCTCCCGTGACAACAAAACCTTCCCCTACATACCAGGCTCCAGTGACAACACCTGGGCCTCGCCCTACATACCTGCCCCCTGTGACAAGACCTAAACCTCACCCTATATACCAACCTCCCGTGACAGCAACACCGCTTCCTACATACCAGGCTCCTGTGACAAGACCTAAACCTCGTCCATTGTATCAGGCTCCGTCCTTTTTCCAAATAACTCAACCTGTGCCTGTTACCCTGAAGTCACGGTCACAAGCACCTCTGAGTCGGCCTTATGTCTCTCAACATCAGCACCATCAAGAGGACTCGGAGGAGCAGACAAGAGATTCATTCACATATTCTGATAGACCACAACAGACACAGAG GTCTGGTGGTGCTACTTACCGGGCGCCAGCGCGGCCGTTGACCAGGACGGCTGTGGGAGGAAGCTTCGATCCCTTGTCTCACTTCAAGATCACTACTCATGACTTTAACGATGCTTTCAACAGCCAAGTTTACCATTCACTGCTGAATGGGCCACTAGGGCAGAGAGAAAGAGCAGGACCCAGGCAGTCATACAGTGCCCCCAGCAGGAGGACCCAGGAAACTGAAAACTCGGAAGAATCCTCAGAAGGTATCACTCGTCCCTTACAACTTTACAGAGCTCCTGTTACACAAAACAAAGAGGCAGAGAACTCtgaagaggaagagaggactGATACTCGCCCTAATCAATCTTATTCTTTTCCTTCCAGAGGAAATCAAGGGATAGAGGATtctgaagaggaagaggagaggaaggccCGCCCCAGCCAGTTATATACCTTCCCTGCCCTGGGTGCCCAAGACGCAGACGATTCAGATGGGTCTGAAATAGAGAACACTAGCCCAAGCAATGTTTACAGAACACCCGCAAGACAATTTCAAGGGACCAGAAACACTGAAGAATCAAACGGAAGTAACTCTCGATTCACAAACTTTTTTACAATTTCCACTGGAACGAATAAAGAGACAGAAGCCTCTGAGGAATCTCAGGCCACTGGGTCTTTTCCTGGATACTCGTACACTGCCCCTGCTATAAAATTCGAAGAAGGAGAGGACGATGATGATGCAGAAGAACAatcagaagaggaagaaggagacGATGAAACAGAAGAGGACTccgaagaggaagaaggaggaggagaagatgatGAAACGGAAGAGGActcagaagaggaagaaaacgATGACGACACCTCAGATGATTCAGAAAATGATGAGGAAAGTTCAGAGGAGTCAGAAACAAGTAAATCTGAATCGCACTTCTACAGAGCTCCAACCAGAGGATTCCAAGAAGTAAGAAGAACTGGTCAGTCCAAGATAAGTAATTCTCAAGTTACTAACTTCTTTACAATCCCCACTGCAACGAATCAAAGATCCAAAACTTCAAAGGAATCTAGCACTAGTAGACCATCTTCTGGTTATTCGTATAATGCCCCTAGTATAAAGTTCCAAGAAGAAGAAGGGGGAGATGATGAAGATGAGGGGGAACAAGAAGACAGCTCAGGAGAATCAGAAATAAGTAAATCACAGCCAAATTTTTACACAGTACCAACCAGGAGATTTCAACAGGGAAGATCTGGAGCATCCAAGGGAGGCAACTCTCGTGTCACTAACTTCTTTACAATCCCCACTGCAAAAAATCAAAGATCCAAAACGTCAGAGGAATCTATTACTAGTAGACCATCTTCTGGCTATTCGTATAATGCTCCTAGTATAATTTTTCAAGAAGAAGGGGAAGACGATGAAACAGAAGAAACATCAGACGAGGAAGAAGACAATGACGACACCTCAGATGATTCAGAAAATGATGAGGAAAGTTCAGAGGAGTCAGAAACAAGTAAATCTGAATCGCACTTCTACAGAACTCCAACCAGAGGATTCCAAGAAGTAAGAAGAACTGGTCAGTCCAAGATAAGTAATTCTCAAGTTACTAACTTCTTTACAATCCCCACTGCAACGAATCAAAGATCCAAAACTTCAGAGGAATCTAGTACTAGTAGGCCATCTTCTGGCTATTCGTATAATGCTCCTAGTATAACTTTTCAAGAAGGAGAAGGGGAAGATGATGAAAATGAAGAAGTAGAAGAGGAAGACAGCTCAGACGAATCAGAAGTAAGTAAACCTCAATCGTATTTCTACAGAACTCCAACCAGAAGATTCCAAGAAGTAAGAAGAATTGGTCTGTCCAAGACAAGTAATTCTCAAGTTACTAACTTCTTTACAATCCCCACTGCAACGAATCAAAGATCCAAAACGTCAGAGGAATCTATTACTAGTAGACCATCTTCTGGCTATTCGTATAATGCTCCTAGTATAACTTTTCAAGAAGAAGGGGAAGACGATGAAACAGAAGAAACATCAGACGAGGAAGAAGACAATGACGACACCTCAGATGATTCAGAAAATGATGAAGAAAGTTCAGAGGAGTCAGAAATAAGTACATCTCAATCACACTTCTACAGAGCTCCAACCAGAGGATTCCAAGAAGTAAGAAGAACTGGTCAGTCCAAGATTAGTAATTCTCAAGTTACTAACTTCTTTACAATCTCCACTGCAACGAATCAAAGATCCAAAACTTCAAAGGAATCTAGCACTAGTAGACCATCTTCTGGTTATTCGTATAATGCCCCTAGTATAAAGTTCCAAGAAGAAGAAGGGGGAGATGATGAAGATAAGGGGGAACAAGAAGACAGCTCAGGAGAATCAGAAATAAGTAAATCACAGCCAAATTTTTACACAGTACCAACGAGGAGATTTCAACAGGGAAGATCTGGAGCATCCAAGGGAGGCAACTCTCGTGTCACTAACTTCTTCACAATCCCCACTGCAACGAATCAAAGATCCAAAACTTCAGAGGACTCTGTTGCTAGTAGACCCTCCTCTGGTTACTCGTATAATACCCCTAGTGTAAAGTTccaagaaggagaaggagaagatgatgaagataAGGGAGAAGAAGACAGCAGTTCGGAAGAATCAGAAATAAGTCAACCACAATCATATTTTTACAGAGTGCCCACCAGAAGACTTCAAGAAGCAAGGGGATCTGATGAATCCAACGGAGGCAACTCGCGATTCAGTAACTTCTTCGCAGTTCACACTGGAACTAATCAAAGAACTGAGGATCCGGAGAAATCCAAAGAAAGTGGATCATCTTCCGGATACTCATATAATGCTCCAATCATAGGTTTCCAAGAAGGGGAAGATGATGAAGAACAACAGGcagaagaggaaggagaagacACTTCAGAGGACTCTCACTCGCAGTTCTACAGAGTGCCAACAAGAAGACTTCAGGAAGCAAAGGGATCTGACGAGGCCGGGGAAAGTAACTCTCAGTTCACTAATTTCTTTACAGTCCCAACTGCAAAGAACCAAAAAGATGAAGTCTCTGAGGAAACCCATGAGAGTGGATCATCATCTTCATCGTCTGGTTACTCTTATCATCCTCCCACAAAGTTCGAAGTCGGAaacgaggaagaagaagaagaagaagaagatgaagaagaagatgaagaaaaagagGTAAAACAAGAAGACTCAGAGATTTCAGAAAGGAGTGACGTGCAATCCTACAACTTTTTTAGACTTCCTTCTGTAGGCTCACTTAAGAGTGATACAAAGTCTAACCCCTTCTTTGGTTGCACTGCAAGGAAGACCACTGGAAACCAATCGTCCAGGAGGATACTGTCAGCCCTGAATGCTGGACCAAATCAAAGCAAGGTAGAGAGTGAAGAGGATGAAGAAGGGGATGGCGAGAGAAGGGACAGACACCCTGTGTTTATTGTCCTTAGAAAGCGTCCCAGCCGACCTGGTTTTGTGGGTAACACTGGTAAATCGTACGACAGAGAAGATTCTCAAGAGGACGAAACATTGTTATTCCTGCCTTATATAGATGAAGAGGAGGATAAAGACAAGCCTTTCGGCTACCTTCAGGTTCCTTCATCAGTAGTGCCAGGTCTGGGCAGTCTTAGTCACCTTCAACCAAGTCAACTCACAAAAGATATATCTGGTTTCATTACAAACCTCGATAATCATGGAAGCTCACGCTTCCTCGCATTCCTTTCACAACAACTGGATGAGTTAGACGAGACAAGCAGCAGCGAGGAGAGTGTTGAAGCAGAGGAAGAGGATAATGATGAAATAAACAGTGGAGAATtagatgaagaacaagatgaagaagaacaagaacaagaagtagaagaagaaggaaAGAACAAAGCTAGAGAAGAAGAGAATGAAAGTGGCAAGGGAGCAACAGACCTCCGTCCAAAACCTTTTGCTTCGAGTTTTAAGAATAttccatctcacttcacagtatCTGCGCCAGCGTCTTCCAGACACGCTACAGATTTCTTCGGTAGAAGAGCAACAAGCTTCAGCCACAGCTCCACAAGTCTCCACACATCGAGGAAAAACCCTTTCACCAAGTCCTCATCCAGTACCTCACCAGTGTTATCCAGGCCCCAGCTCCTTCGGGATACACCAGGACATTCCGAACCAACGCGACGTGCCAACGCTTTCAAAACGAACATCCCCAATGCTTTGTACGGAGGTTCACGAGGGTTCAGTGGTACAACACCTCACCTACAAATTGGTCAGCCAGTGTCTGTGTTCTAG